The Coffea arabica cultivar ET-39 chromosome 8e, Coffea Arabica ET-39 HiFi, whole genome shotgun sequence genome window below encodes:
- the LOC113702701 gene encoding viridiflorene synthase: MASTETAVPLNNQHEIVRQLADFPENIWSHRIASFTLDKQGYEMCAKEIEMLKEEVSRLLAIEKPMMEKFNLIDNIERLGISYHFGDKIEDQLQEYYDAYTNFEKHAECDLSIAALQFRLFRQHGFNISCGIFDGFLDANGKFKESLCNDIKGLLSLYETAHVRTHGDKILEEALFFTTTHLTREIPNVGSTLAKKVKHALEQPLHKGIPRYEAYCYISMYEEDESSNRLLLRLAKLDYHLLHMLYKEDLSEIIRWGKELDIISKVPYARDRIVECYFWAVGTYYEPHYSLARMTLTKATVLAGMIDDTYDAYGTLDELKIFTEAVERWDSSGIDQLSDYMKAAYTLVLNFNKELEEDLAKKKRTFAFDKYIEEWKQYARTSFTQSKWFLANELPSFSDYLSNGMVTSTYYLLSAAAFLGMDSASEDVINWMSTNPKFFVALTTHARLTNDVGSHKFEKERGSGTAIECYMKDYNVSEEEAMEKFEEMCEDTWKVMNEECLRSTTIPREILKVILNLARTCEIVYKHRGDGFTDQRRIEAHINAMLMDSMSI; the protein is encoded by the exons ATGGCCTCAACTGAAACTGCCGTTCCCTTGAACAATCAGCATGAGATTGTCCGCCAATTAGCAGACTTCCCAGAAAACATTTGGTCTCATCGCATCGCTTCTTTCACTCTCGATAAGCAG GGATATGAAATGTGTGCCAAAGAAATTGAAATGTTAAAGGAAGAAGTGAGCAGGCTTTTGGCAATTGAAAAACCCATGATGGAGAAATTCAATCTTATAGATAATATAGAACGACTTGGCATCTCGTATCACTTTGGCGACAAGATTGAAGACCAACTACAAGAATATTATGATGCTTACACCAACTTTGAGAAGCATGCAGAGTGTGATTTATCGATTGCAGCACTTCAATTCAGACTGTTCAGGCAACATGGTTTCAATATATCTTGTG GCATCTTTGATGGGTTCCTTGATGCTAATGGTAAGTTTAAGGAATCTTTATGCAATGACATAAAGGGTCTCCTAAGTCTTTATGAAACTGCTCATGTCAGAACACATGGTgataaaattttagaagaagCCCTTTTTTTCACAACTACTCATCTGACACGGGAAATTCCCAATGTGGGTTCTACTCTTGCAAAAAAAGTGAAACATGCCCTTGAGCAGCCATTGCATAAGGGCATCCCAAGATATGAGGCTTATTGTTATATCTCCATGTATGAAGAAGATGAGTCTAGTAACAGGTTGCTGCTAAGGCTTGCCAAATTGGATTACCACTTGTTGCACATGTTGTATAAAGAAGACCTTTCTGAGATAATCAG GTGGGGGAAGGAATTGGACATCATATCGAAGGTTCCATACGCAAGGGACAGAATTGTGGAGTGCTACTTTTGGGCTGTTGGAACCTATTATGAACCTCATTATTCTCTTGCTCGAATGACTTTGACAAAAGCAACAGTCTTGGCTGGAATGATTGATGATACCTATGATGCGTATGGCACCCTAGATGAACTCAAAATTTTTACGGAAGCTGTAGAAAG GTGGGACAGCAGTGGAATCGATCAACTCTCAGACTACATGAAGGCAGCCTACACTTTGGTTCTGAATTTTAATAAAGAGCTTGAGGAAGATTTAGCTAAAAAGAAGAGAACCTTTGCATTCGACAAGTATATAGAAGAA TGGAAACAATACGCGAGGACAAGTTTCACTCAGTCGAAGTGGTTTCTTGCGAATGAATTGCCATCTTTTTCTGATTACTTGAGCAATGGAATGGTCACAAGCACATACTATTTACTGTCAGCAGCAGCTTTCTTGGGCATGGATAGTGCCTCAGAGGATGTTATCAACTGGATGTCAACTAATCCCAAATTCTTTGTTGCGTTGACAACACATGCCAGATTGACTAATGATGTTGGCAGTCACaag TTCGAGAAAGAAAGGGGCAGTGGCACAGCAATTGAATGCTACATGAAAGATTATAATGTGTCGGAGGAAGAGGCAATGGAGAAGTTTGAAGAGATGTGTGAGGACACTTGGAAGGTTATGAATGAGGAATGCTTAAGGTCTACTACAATTCCAAGAGAAATTCTCAAAGTAATTCTCAATCTAGCACGAACCTGCGAAATTGTTTACAAGCACCGTGGAGATGGATTCACTGATCAACGTAGAATTGAAGCCCATATAAACGCAATGCTTATGGACTCCATGTCTATTTGA